The Sebastes umbrosus isolate fSebUmb1 chromosome 10, fSebUmb1.pri, whole genome shotgun sequence nucleotide sequence atgtcaAATGTAGGTTATTATATGGCTGATATATGTTCGGTAATTGTTCTATATGGCCAGAATTCTGGAATATTAACAGCTATATTGGCCACCAAAAAGTGTAGTGTAAACCCTGCTATACAGTGCgtgtagggctgggtatcgatATTCAATACCTTTTTAAGTTTTATCTACCAAAATAACCCAGCCTGTATAAAGTAGTGTCAAACAATACCTGCATTTCATCGTTTTTGTACTCGGATCTAGAAAAAATGACTATTTGTATGGGTTTTGCTCGTAGCCAATCACCGCAAGCGTTCTTCGATTTAATGCGATATATGAGATTGGACCACtaccgcagcagctacaacccatgCAGTCTGTGGTGTGGAGAAGTTAAAGCGTGGTGTGTTTGACGGAGCTGGCGGTTCAGCGTGCCAAGATGCCACCAAAACATAAAGTATGGCTGCACTACACACCTGTGGTGactgatgaaaataaatgtatggtGGTGGCATTTtaccattcacatgatgggtatcgaatGAAGTAGAAAAGAAGGTATCAAAAAATCACTATCACTAtcagtatcactttaagggtactggtattggtaacCGGCATCATAATTTTATGCAGCCCTAACTGCATGTCACcaaaaaaagggagagagagagagtgggctATTTTGTTAATGGTAGGTCACTGCTGTGTGTAGTCTGTGTTTGACAGGCTAATCTGGCCCTGCGTGGATCCCATCAGCAGCTGACTGGTAAATTGAGTTAGCTTGTTAAAGCTACCCTGCTTGTCTGAAGTCTGAGACCTGCGGGCCCGTCTGTTTGCCAGCTTTCAACTTTGACTCTCAAACAGTGTGAGTAATGCCGACCTTACACCAAACGACTTTTTCAAGCGATTTCACTTCCATTTCCAATGTCTATGAAATCACAAGAGTTGCGGCGCGCTCCCGTGACCTTGATCGCTTAGTGTAAggtggtcataaaactcagtccaAGCTGTCTTAAGTCAGTCTTTTTCTGGTCTTGACGTTCtgataaaatcaaacaagtttaaCATTATCGTAAGTTCAATGATGCAAACATGTCAACAACCAATAGGTGCGCTCTcttcagcagcaaacaggaagcagcaaacggggtagaaagtaaacatggagaaaCTGGTGGAGTTGTGGAATGAACAGGAGTGCGTCTTTGACGTGTCCTCCCATTTGTACCACGATAGGgtggagaaggaaaaaaagctgcagctcTCGAAAACCCCAGGGAGTATGCTATATgctatagctagctagctaaccacTTTCCCAAATGGGGCTTCTTgcgagctaacgttagctacaaGAATGTTGGCTATTAGCCTACGAGCTAACCTTATGTTTCAGCTGAAGCTTGCTGGCTTCAATCATATAAATGTGGCTCCAGTGCttgctctctctgtttctctcataTATACACATGTGTGCAAAGCTAGCAATCTTCATCTGAAACATACAGTTAGCTCCAGTATCTACTGTAACATTAGCTCGCAAGTAGCCCCATTCGGGGCAGTGGTTAGCTAGCTAGGTATAGCACACTCACTGGAGCTGCAACAGTTTCTGTCCACTTCTTTCTCATcactttttcttcttgtaaattTCCACCAGGAGCAGGATGTGACATTATCTCTAAGGAATCTAGTTGTAGTCTTGTAAATAGTGACCTTACAAGATCCccagtctttgcaaaatattAGTCTGTGACTAAAAACTCTGTGACTTAAAACACATTTCTCACATTTAGATGTGAGAAGGTGTcagacttcagtcttttcaaagtcttcTAATGTATGGTAGGCATAAATCAGAGCGAGGTTGTTGAGACCTAACCCTGAAATGCATGTGCTTTCCATAAACGGCAACATGAATTtacgcaaacacacatacacagtggcATCGCTGTACAGATCTCTTGTCGCATGCTGCAACCACCAACATCTACTGCTGCctttgttgctatggcaaccaCTCAGCTGCCACTCCAAGCTGTGCAACCATGGAGACTGGGTGACATCACTCCCCGGAGTTTTCGGTGCTTACATCAGTGGTTACAAGTTAtgctggtatatatatattttttatgcaaaaccAACGGGGTATGATGACGCATACTGTGTTGATGATGATTTATTATCAGCCTTATCATACTAGGGCCCTTGCCTTGGTACAGTGTGCATGCAGTTGCTGCACAGGTGAAAGAGCAAATGATTTGGTTTGATGATAGTGTACATGGCTTTGATATCTGCTCCATAATaagttgaatgtgtgtgtgtgtgtgtgaatgcattcaAGTGGTTTGGACTAGTGTTGCTTCCCAGCCCTTTGATATGTGATCAGTGGTTaagtctatatgtgtgtgtgtgtgtgtgtgcgtgttgatatgcaaaacaaaacacacctgTTGTTCATTGTATCACTATTAAATGAACTGGGAGACTGAAAGTCACAGAAACCACTGTGGTACTGATCATCCACTCTTTTCTAAAATTAAACATAGTACTAGACTGAGACTTTGTGCTACAAAGGCAGAGTGTAGACTATACTGTTTGGGTCAGTTTTGTAATTAATAACTTTTAGTAAGTTTTAAGATGATAAGATGGTCCTCCATCTCTGAGGTCCACTACTTCATGCTTTGCATTAgatcatgcattagccgcggccggctttcagtcagcttggttctcaattggctatcgttctttcccacgtgaccgcgttatcggctgtcctcggggttccccacacaaaTCGCCAAATCGTCGTAAatgttgaacatgtttaatatttaagattcgaaatcggtgcggccaggatggacttccgagccgatcaggggatgtaaaaaacactcttaataTACCTcgcaccacaggaacatctggaaagatcatctttagaaccaCCATAAAATCGGGGCTTTGCTTACCCTTGTCGGGAGGGGGGGAATTGagcccaaaatcggcttgattcttgTGGTGTTTGCGCGGCATAACTGTGTAgttaaaataagaattgtgtgtTGTTAGCTTTTGATGTCTGTCAAATAGATGTGAAACGGATGACTAAAAAAGGCAGCCTAAATGCTCATGTGTCTAGTCATGTGATTGTCTCCCCTACATCTATTGCTAGGTAGcgtttatttgtttaatttttgttGATAAAATGTAAACCATGCCTTTACCTTTTGACCTCATGGGTCAACAGAAATCTGAGATGATGTGAAACTGGGAAGTGCTTATGTTTTAGTAgttatgttgtttgtttgttttttaaatgtaaccTTAAGCCTTAACCATTAAGAGACCGGAACCTTGAGTGTGCCTACAACTTATTTTTGAGTagcatttattgatattttgaGGAATTAAGGCGCAAGTTAAGAGTACAATTTCCGAGGCTAAGAGGCCATTAAGTAGTGTGACAATCAATGAGACTGTATAAGTTCATGTTCTCACATTACATAACCAATGGCTGGACACAGAATTATTCTCTCCCATCAAGCAGCCTGATGCTGTTCATTTAGCTAATGCAGGTGCAATTAGCGACAGATAACACATCCTCTCGATCCACTCCGTGGTGTTTGTTAATGCTCTTAGTAGCCAGCTCTGGCTGGCCAAAGAAGCTTTTAAGCTTGCTCCTCAGTCTCTTTAAGCATAAACCAAAGTGGCTGTGCTATTTCAGGATATTATGAGCAACGGTCACTGTTTggttgaattattcctttagGACTATTAAGTTAACATTACaaggaacacacacatgcttaaaAGTCTTTTTACAACTTGCATAGTTCACATTTTCAGACCCTCGAAGATTCTGTTGAGATCTTTAATCTGTTTTTACTGACTGGAAAGTCATAACCACTAAAATTGTGAGTGGAAACCTAGTTtacattcatagcctgattcaACAGAATGAGAGCGAGGGTGCTGTCATTTATCGATACAATGTTCAGgttctttttgtaaaataattagtgtaCCGTTCCtcatagctttttttttatttgtgaacaaatatgaaacattatttaaatgttttgctCTTTTGATTCACAGAATACGATTTTAcatggcaaacatttccagaacaattaaatgttcagatgaagGCAATGATATgaggaaataataaaataattgtttgcaAGCGACATGCTGGTCagagtctgctgctgctcagagtgCTATTGCTTGTTTATTGatagtttattaatattgaacatgtcgCATGTCCtaattgcaccaaatttgacatgGCACTCCCTTTGGTctccagcaatacacccgcccaAGTTTGAAGTAGATCGGACgtacagacaaacagacagagttTCATATGCGACCAAAATGGAGCATTGCcataatttatgttattagCTTCACTTATGTCAAAATGTGAGTAATTATGGTACTACTTTGGAACTGTAATTATGAAAATTCAATTGGTGAGCATTTAAACTGTAATCAGAGTCAGAATTGTGTTAGGATAGTACAGGTCTGCAGTGACTCAACTATTTAATTCAAATTCAgtgtgcttttttctttttttgtcctatgtctgtctgtccttttcTCTCCCAGGTAGCAGTGGGTCTCTCTCTGTAGGGCAGAGCCATGGGTGCATTCCTGGACAAGCCCAGGACAGAGAAGCACAACTCTCATGCTGAGGGCAACGGCCTGCGCTACGGGCTGAGCTCCATGCAGGGCTGGCGGGTGGAGATGGAGGATGCTCACACAGCTGTGTTGGGACTTCCTGCTCCCGGTATGACCGACTGGTCCTTTTTTGCTGTGTACGATGGTCACGCTGGCTCAAGGGTCGCCAACTACTGCTCTAAGCATCTTCTGGAACACATAATCGGCGCTAGCTTAGGGGCCGGAGGGACCCAAGGCTCCCATGCTGGTTCAGACAGCTCTGCCACTGACCCTCCAGCACTGGTTCCTCCTACAGTGGAGACTATGAAATCTGGGATCCGGGTAGGCTTCCTGAAGATCGATGAGCACATGCGCAGCTTCTCTGACCTTCGAAACGGAATGGACCGTAGCGGCTCCACAGCAGTGGGAATCCTCCTGTCACCCGATCATTTCTTCTTCATCAACTGCGGCGATTCTCGAGCTGTTCTGTGCCGCAATTCACACGTGTGCTTCTCCACACTTGACCACAAGCCTTGCAACCCACGTGAGAGAGAGCGCATCCAGAACGCCGGCGGCTCGGTGATGATTCAGAGGGTTAACGGGTCACTAGCTGTGTCGCGGGCCTTGGGGGACTACGATTACAAGTGCGTGGATGGCAAGGGCCCCACAGAGCAGCTGGTTAGCCCCGAACCAGAAGTGTTCGAGATGGTTCGGTCCCCGGACCAGGATCAGTTTGTGATCCTGGCGTGTGATGGCATCTGGGATGTTATGTCCAACGAGGAGCTGTGCGAGTTTGTTAAATCTAGGCTCGAGGTCACTGATGACCTGGAGAGAGTCTGCAATGAAGTGGTGGACACCTGCCTGCACAAGGTATGTGCAAATTAGTTTTTGAGCAtgacttttgtgtgtttttgctgtgaCAGCTGATGGCATATAGAGATTGAAATGGAGTCTGGCAGTCAAGTCCTCaagttactttttttaaattattgtgTCATCGAGAAGGCCGTTTGAATTCCCTGCTACAAATATATATGAAGAAATGTTACATAAAGTTCTAAGAGATGTTTTTATTAGCTGAACAGGAACTAGTTGTAACAGCTTGAATGGCCCAGGCTCATAACTAAATGGTTCCTCAAATGAGCACAGAGGAGAAAGTTGGGCAGCTCAGgacatgaaaaagtaaacacGCCAAGAAATCAATTACAAGCTTTTAATTTTGACGGtacattcacaccaagcgcgaAGCGAACATTTTGTGCGGTGCAACTACATaaaaagtcaatgcaaagaggtgAATAGATGCAAATTTGCGATGccgagttgaaatatttcaacttgaaCGAGGAAAAAGCGTGACGCCTATCAGCGTTGATATTCTCCTGCTGTTGTCGTCCTgatgttgaatcagaaatggaggaaaaaaatcttGTAGCTGTCTGTGggcacccagagctacgatagtacttcatatctgtacagagaccggaccagactctgtgtataaatggatgtgtataaaccacagactgtctcagtgttgatggagcagctactaTGTTAACATAGCCTGGCACCGATCGATCCGatctccattcagaaaacaagcaaattaAAAGTTGTtattgtcgtcttgcggacagatcTGAccaagcatgaattcagactttttacaagtcggcatcattatgttgttatttcggcATACGTTTGATCCGTTTATAACGATGTTTCTGCCGTATTCATGCCAAGATGatgttatgttgagtgttgatggaacAGCtgcaatgttagcatagcctggcactgatcaatccgaactccattcagaaaacaagcaatttaaaactTGTTTGCTTGTCATCTTGCTGACAGAcgtgacaaagcatgaattcagcgtttttacaaatctgcattattgtgtagttatttcggcattcttttgataacttttttgCAATcacatcacagcacaatctgcttattttgggTCCATACCGcggtagcgacgtgtggcttgcttgatacagtcagtgcaatgggactgtatgtgaatacagttCGCCGCCGGgggatgttatgaacccagacacgacggcgtttggttttctgacatctCTGAGACTTccacatgtacaaagcagcaacagtggttaatGGTTATTATCAGTGGCTgaaatggcagaaaaaaaagttgttggtatctacgGAGACAAGCCCCTTCTCCTCTCCGGCGCGTCCAGcacgaatgaacacaaatgttACCGGTGGTTCAACTCGCGTGAGCGAAATTTTTGCCttgctcttggtgtgaatgcgaCTTGACGCCTTCTGTAGGCTTGAAAGACTGCTGTAAATCTTGCAGGTTTCCTCAATCCTGAACAGCAGCTGTGGTCAGCTTGAATTCAGTTTATTACAATAGATTCAAATAGTGAGTGTTCAGATGTAAAAATAGCATTGTATATAAAATAGCATATTTATGTTACAATATTGAAATAGAGCAGTCTGTATCAGCGCTGCCTCGCTGTGATTCACAGTGCAGACTGCTCCATTACTTTGGCCTAGGAAATCATCTTCATTATTTCTTTCAGCACTACACAATAACTCCTTCTCTCACCTGCTCTTTCCTcactcccctctcctccccgtcCACCTCAGGGGAGTCGGGATAACATGAGTGTTGTGTTAGTGTGTTTGCCCAACGCTCCCAAAGTGTCGGAGGAAGCTGTGAGGAAAGACGCTGAGCTCAACAAATATCTGGAGTCTCGAGTGGAAGGTGAGGATGGATGGAGAAAAATAACCAAtgtttactgtatgtgcaaACATAATGAGATTTTTGAATATTAGACATTTTAGTTGCTCATTTTCATAATGTTTCTTTAGTTTCTGCTGAGAAAAGCTGTGGAGTATTCACATGTTACGGGTGGTTGAAAGTGAATATGAggtcatttaatttaaattaaattagggatgcactgattgCAAAATTATGGGCTGAtactgatgtttaaaataacaatttggccaatatcaaaaaaagtcatacgctaaaaaataactgagctgtttttaaagtcattcagcatttcatctCGTTCATTcgtctttgaatgagcacaaattcaatcacACAAATTCATGAAACAACCTTTGATATAACCTTTGTTCATATGAaaaagattctttttttttttcaaaaaactgcttcaaaagctacctacctactcaatgagaagaatgtttcagtaGCCTTCTTACATAGCccagcaatttttttttgttttttttattttgtgaaaaataaattaaatgtaaatgtaaaaatgattagAAACATAAGCAATGTTTCTCTCACATAGACTTTACTTGGGTGGGCCGTCCATATATTAACGAGTATGTGTATTTGGCGACCCGTTTTAGCACTTTTCATTTTAAGTTTTGTATCCGTCCGAGAGAACAACACCATCCGCGATTGATTAACTAGTGGACTTTTAACGGCAGAATGCCACTGGGGAGCGGATGAAGAGCTGCGGCTTAACCTCCAAGGGCcttggaaggaggttatgttttcaccggcgttggttggtttgtttgtttgtttgtttgtttgtttgtctgttagcaggattactccaaaagtacgtgatgaatttgaatgaaattttttggaggggtggggtgtggcacattagattttggtggcgatccggatcatgatccttttttaaggattccgatcagccagaacataaagacctctgggtataacacatgcgcagtgtaactgatgatgcattgatgacgcgtgactCCGCCTCCTTCctcgagcagagagatacatgtgtggatgtgtgtgcgggagctgctggccgtccgcggtgagacaAAAAAAGCGGTagctgacgggatgagagacaccatagtgtaacgttatacagacataacaagcctgctgaatgagagaggcatccgccgatacgttacacggaaacacaccgtgttaataataagccgaccacctcacggtaccgccagctgggagctgtgatctgttttttaaaatcaggcaccttggcggaggtctgcgctctctgagtgccattctgGTTTTTAATAAATCCTGTAAATCCATTGTTTTACTGCCTAGTTTGTCACTGAACATAACAACGTTCTTGTCACTGATCTTTCCTAGACACGGTGCAATACTCCCACGCGGCcgactttttctttcacttttatttgtgaacaacgCCGCATGGCACCTGCTGTCAGAGTCGTATCCAGCCAGCGGCTTCTTCTCTGAAacagcagctggttactgttgtcCGAGACCGACTACATATAACCAAGACAACATTAAGCCAGATAAACATAGGCCACTGCCATTGGCcaatgtcatcttatttgccgaTAGGCTGATGGCAGTAAACAAGGCAAATATTGGCCAATACCGTTGTTTGGCCAATAAATCGGTGCATTCCTAGTTTAAATAGGTTCTTGAATTACTGTCATGTGGTGAACTGTGAAAATATTACTGTATGCTTTTAtaacagctgtgtgtttttgttcttatttataaTCTCAATAAATCTCAACAGTTTTAGGACTATAAACCCCATTTACacccattaaagctgcagtggagcaaatatgattataaaaagttgcttttataaaacagtcactatatcctgacagtagtgcatgagtagtttgaccgtttgatcggagttcagaGGCTACatttttcaaagcctgaaaacagccatgaggatatgcagaagtctagttttctctcagaacacttgaatttcaatatgctgaaaggttattatggaatttctaccccaatgatgccaaaaatattctacttactgcaggtttaatattgTTTATAAAGGTGTAGTTGGAAAAACGGATCTTTATCTTAGGTCTTACAAAGGTTTTTCTTGAAGACACAGCATCTTTCTCTAACTGAAACATCATATCTCTATgtatgttttctccactgactGCCACTGCCCCTCTCTATTGTCCAACCTCCAGCCAAGTTCTCTTCGGCTCACAGTAGAGGAATGACACCGTCATGACCCCCTTTTCCATTCCAGCAAGCATCTCCCCCTCTTTATTCCCCGTTCGTTCCTCTCCTCCCTAAACGCATCTTTCTCTCCCGTCCCTCGCTCCAACATTCCCTGTCTTGTTTGGATGGATTCCCAGCTCCCCTcctgtctttctttttgtccttttctttctcatttcatcccatttttttttttttttctcaggatGTATGAGGCTGTCTGATGAACGCAGTGCAGCTTTTCTAGTCTTTGTTGGTTATGTCAGCTCTCTTCCATGGCTACTGTTAGTTTGTGTTAAACCAGGGCTTG carries:
- the ppm1ba gene encoding protein phosphatase 1B isoform X2 → MGAFLDKPRTEKHNSHAEGNGLRYGLSSMQGWRVEMEDAHTAVLGLPAPGMTDWSFFAVYDGHAGSRVANYCSKHLLEHIIGASLGAGGTQGSHAGSDSSATDPPALVPPTVETMKSGIRVGFLKIDEHMRSFSDLRNGMDRSGSTAVGILLSPDHFFFINCGDSRAVLCRNSHVCFSTLDHKPCNPRERERIQNAGGSVMIQRVNGSLAVSRALGDYDYKCVDGKGPTEQLVSPEPEVFEMVRSPDQDQFVILACDGIWDVMSNEELCEFVKSRLEVTDDLERVCNEVVDTCLHKGSRDNMSVVLVCLPNAPKVSEEAVRKDAELNKYLESRVEEMLSRPGEEGFPDLVAVMRNLSTDIGMPSLPPGGGLASKRSVIEAVYNRLNPYREEDGPSCFI
- the ppm1ba gene encoding protein phosphatase 1B isoform X1, with protein sequence MGAFLDKPRTEKHNSHAEGNGLRYGLSSMQGWRVEMEDAHTAVLGLPAPGMTDWSFFAVYDGHAGSRVANYCSKHLLEHIIGASLGAGGTQGSHAGSDSSATDPPALVPPTVETMKSGIRVGFLKIDEHMRSFSDLRNGMDRSGSTAVGILLSPDHFFFINCGDSRAVLCRNSHVCFSTLDHKPCNPRERERIQNAGGSVMIQRVNGSLAVSRALGDYDYKCVDGKGPTEQLVSPEPEVFEMVRSPDQDQFVILACDGIWDVMSNEELCEFVKSRLEVTDDLERVCNEVVDTCLHKGSRDNMSVVLVCLPNAPKVSEEAVRKDAELNKYLESRVEEMLSRPGEEGFPDLVAVMRNLSTDIGMPSLPPGGGLASKRSVIEAVYNRLNPYREEDGSGAELEYHW